A DNA window from Helianthus annuus cultivar XRQ/B chromosome 15, HanXRQr2.0-SUNRISE, whole genome shotgun sequence contains the following coding sequences:
- the LOC110912068 gene encoding phosphoglycerate mutase-like protein, producing the protein MNSGTNEGIYPLHRSKTVHLVRHAQGVHNVAGEKDHSAYMSEELFDAHLTPLGWEQVDNLRKHVHASGLFKNIELVVVSPLLRTMQTAVGAFGGEATAVGIDVPPLMAENTGNSNCPAISSLNCPPFIAVELCREEMGIHPCDRRRSISEYKSMFPAIDFSLIETDHDVWWSPKTREKPEDVAARGLKFMKWLLTREEKEIVVVSHGGFLIHTLRAYGDDCHPTPKKEMSIFFNNCELRSMVIVDRSMIGSDTSKTDFPRKIPGNAVLASDAD; encoded by the exons ATGAATTCCGGTACTAATGAAGGTATTTATCCTCTGCATCGCTCTAAAACCGTTCATCTG GTGAGGCATGCCCAAGGAGTTCACAATGTAGCAGGAGAGAAGGACCATAGTGCATATATGTCTGAGGAACTCTTTGATGCACATCTTACCCCCCTTGGTTGGGAACAG GTAGATAATCTCCGGAAGCATGTTCATGCGTCTGGACTTTTCAAAAATATCGAATTGGTCGTAGTTTCACCTTTGCTCAG GACTATGCAAACAGCAGTTGGTGCTTTTGGAGGTGAAGCTACTGCTGTTGGGATTGATGTGCCTCCACTGATGGCAGAAAATACGGGCAATAGTAATTGTCCTGCAATTTCAAGCCTAAATTGCCCTCCCTTCATTGCTGTGGAGCTTTGTCGAGAGGAGATG GGCATTCATCCTTGTGATCGGAGGAGAAGTATAAGTGAATACAAATCCATGTTCCCAGCAATTGATTTTTCTTTG ATAGAAACTGACCACGATGTTTGGTGGAGCCCAAAGACTAGAGAAAAGCCTGAAGACGTTGCAGCACGGGGTTTGAAGTTTATGAAATG GCTGTTGACACGCGAAGAGAAGGAGATTGTGGTTGTATCCCATGGTGGTTTCCTGATTCATACACTTCGTGCATATGGAGATGACTGTCATCCCACACCCAAGAAAGAAATGTCCATATT CTTCAACAACTGCGAGCTTCGTTCAATGGTCATTGTTGATCGAAG catgattggatcagacactTCAAAGACCGACTTTCCTCGGAAAATTCCTGGCAATGCTGTTCTCGCGAGTGACGCTGATTAG